The genomic region AAGAAGAATATTATCAAGCAACTATTTTAGTAATGGAAGGGGTAGAAACATTCATTACTCGTTATCGAGATTTTATCAAAGAAATGATTGTTCAAGAACAACTAGATTCTAACCATTCCCTTTATCAAGTACTAGAAAACTGTGAAACATTATCAAAAGGTCCCGCAACTACTTATTTTCAAGCAGTACAATCTTTATGGTTTTTATTTGTAATATTACATATGGAATCAAATGCTTCTAGTTTCTCACCAGGAAGAATAGACACTTATCTATATCCTTTTTATCAAAAGGATATAGAGGAAGGTATTTTAGATAAAGAGAGTGCTTTAGAAATATTAGAATGTTTTTATATAAAATGTAATCAAATTGTTTATTTAAGAAGTAGTCATGGGGCTAAATATTTTGCAGGATTTCCTATCGGTTTTAATATTGCAATTGGTGGGGTTGATGAAAAAGGAGATCCTTTTGAAAATGATATTAGCTATTTATGTTTAGAAGCACAACAACATTTAGGATTACCACAACCTAATTTATCACTTAGAATCCATGAAAAAACATCGCAAGCATTACTAGAAAAAGCAATTCAAGTTGTTTCATTAGGAAGTGGAATGCCACAATTCTTTAATGATAAAAGTGTAATACCAGCTCTTATTGATTTAGGAATTGAAAAACAAGATGCACTAGATTATGCTATTGTTGGTTGTGTTGAACTTACAACACAAGGAAATAACTTAGGTTGGAGTGATTCGGCAATGTTTAATTTTAACAAGGTTTTAGAACTTACTTTGAATAATGGTAGATGCCTTATTACCAATCAACAACTAGGTTTAGATTTAGGAAACCTTACAACCTATCACTCTTATCAAGAAATAGAAGAAGCTTTAAAGAAACAAATTGATTATTTCCTAATAAAAATGATAGATGCATGTGAAGTTATTGAAAAAGCACATCAAAAATATTTACCCTCTCCATTTCTATCTAGTGTCATTCAAGGATGTTTAGAAAAAGGTATGGACGTAACAAGAGGTGGAGCAAAATATAATTTATCAGGTATTCAAATGATTCAAATTGCGAATCTATCCGATAGTTTAGCAGTACTAAAAGAACTAGTATTTGAAAAACAAAAAATATCACAAAAAGAATTATATCAAGCAATACTTGATAACTATCAAGGACATGAACAAACAAAAGCAATCATTGATCACTTAGGCTCACGTTATGGAAATGACATAGAATGGGTGGATGAATTAGGTGCAAATATAGCAATGTATTTTAAACAACAACTAAGTAGTTATACTAACTATCGAGGTGGAAAATATCATACTGGAATGTATACGGTTAGTGCTCATGTTCCGATGGGCGAAAATGTTGGTGCAAGCGTGGATGGAAGATTGTCACAAACTCCTTTAGCAGATGGGGGAATGTCTCCAGTATATGGAAGAGATACAAAAGGACCAACTGCATTATTAAAATCAGTAGCAAGATTAGATAATAGTTTAACAACAAATGGTGGACTATTAAATATGAAGTTTTTACCAAGTTTCTTTGATAAAAGTGGTATCCAAAAGTTCTCCTTATTACTAAGGGGATTTGTAGACTTACAAATACCCCATGTTCAATTCAATGTTGTCAATAAAGAAGACTTACAAAAAGCTCAAAAAAGACCAGAATTATACAAAGGATTAACTATCCGTGTAGCAGGTTATACTGCTTACTTTGTAGAACTTGATCATAAACTTCAAGATGAAATCATGGAACGTACTAGTTA from Tannockella kyphosi harbors:
- a CDS encoding glycyl radical protein, which gives rise to MQITTRILSLKEKTMNTDRYASIEQAKIITDCYKEHAGKSKIMQRAFSLKAALENLEITVDQEELIVGNRSKGIRAGIIFPESGCNWVEKEIDSLYTRPQDKFHIRDQDKQLFREEIFPFWHGKSMEDGIDEAYGKELTAISKVVKINQKDHAQGHICPDCKTWLHTGPTQIKKQAMQALLQENTKEQEEYYQATILVMEGVETFITRYRDFIKEMIVQEQLDSNHSLYQVLENCETLSKGPATTYFQAVQSLWFLFVILHMESNASSFSPGRIDTYLYPFYQKDIEEGILDKESALEILECFYIKCNQIVYLRSSHGAKYFAGFPIGFNIAIGGVDEKGDPFENDISYLCLEAQQHLGLPQPNLSLRIHEKTSQALLEKAIQVVSLGSGMPQFFNDKSVIPALIDLGIEKQDALDYAIVGCVELTTQGNNLGWSDSAMFNFNKVLELTLNNGRCLITNQQLGLDLGNLTTYHSYQEIEEALKKQIDYFLIKMIDACEVIEKAHQKYLPSPFLSSVIQGCLEKGMDVTRGGAKYNLSGIQMIQIANLSDSLAVLKELVFEKQKISQKELYQAILDNYQGHEQTKAIIDHLGSRYGNDIEWVDELGANIAMYFKQQLSSYTNYRGGKYHTGMYTVSAHVPMGENVGASVDGRLSQTPLADGGMSPVYGRDTKGPTALLKSVARLDNSLTTNGGLLNMKFLPSFFDKSGIQKFSLLLRGFVDLQIPHVQFNVVNKEDLQKAQKRPELYKGLTIRVAGYTAYFVELDHKLQDEIMERTSYGSIE